In a single window of the Saccharothrix australiensis genome:
- the pyrR gene encoding bifunctional pyr operon transcriptional regulator/uracil phosphoribosyltransferase PyrR gives MAPRQRGATDPAGERELLSAGDVARTVARMAHQIIEKTALDAPSAPEVVLMGIPSRGAPLARRLAVKINEFSGVAVPTGTLDVTLYRDDLRRGPTRPLEATKLPDGGVDDRLVVLVDDVLFSGRTIRAALDALRDHGRPRAVQLAVLVDRGHRELPIRADYVGKNVPTARSEEVHVLLEEFDQRDGVVLR, from the coding sequence GTGGCGCCACGTCAACGTGGCGCGACGGACCCGGCGGGAGAGCGCGAGCTGCTCTCGGCCGGTGACGTCGCGCGCACCGTCGCCCGAATGGCCCATCAGATCATCGAGAAGACCGCTCTCGATGCACCGAGCGCACCCGAAGTAGTCCTGATGGGGATTCCAAGCCGAGGTGCGCCGCTCGCCCGAAGACTAGCCGTGAAGATCAACGAGTTCAGCGGTGTGGCGGTACCCACAGGCACGCTGGACGTGACGCTCTACCGGGACGACCTGCGCCGCGGCCCCACCCGGCCGCTGGAGGCGACGAAGCTCCCGGACGGCGGCGTCGACGACCGGCTGGTGGTCCTCGTGGACGACGTGCTGTTCTCCGGCCGCACGATCCGCGCCGCGCTGGACGCCCTGCGCGACCACGGCCGCCCCCGCGCCGTGCAGCTCGCGGTGCTGGTCGACCGGGGCCACCGCGAACTGCCGATCCGCGCCGACTACGTGGGCAAGAACGTGCCCACCGCCCGGTCCGAGGAGGTCCACGTGCTCCTGGAGGAGTTCGACCAGCGGGACGGGGTGGTGCTGCGGTGA
- a CDS encoding dihydroorotase → MSPLILKGVRPYGEGDPVDVLIRDGVIAAIGAYDETSATLDGHPVHPGGTTSGDVTSGGTGHRTVEGGGAVLLPGFVDLHTHLREPGREDTETIATGSAAAALGGYTAVFAMANTDPVADNAVVVEHVARRGREVGLVDVHPVGAVTVGLGGERLAELGTMAKAGVRVFSDDGHCVHDPLIMRRALEYSKALDVVVAQHAEEPRLTVGAQAHEGEQAARLGLQGWPAAAEEAVVARDCLLAAQVGARLHVCHVSTAGTADVLAWAKARGTEVSAEVTPHHLLLTDERLATYDPVNKVNPPLRTAADVERLRQALADGVIDCVATDHAPHAVQDKDVEWSAARPGMLGLQTALSIVVETMLRPGLLDWRGVARVLSERPAEIAGLPDQGRPIAVGEPANLTLVDPDARWTVRGAELASIAANTPFEGMELPGRVVATLLRGRVTATGGRVAA, encoded by the coding sequence GTGAGCCCCTTGATCCTCAAGGGTGTACGACCGTACGGCGAGGGCGACCCGGTCGACGTGCTGATCCGCGACGGCGTGATCGCGGCCATCGGCGCCTACGACGAGACCTCCGCCACCCTCGACGGCCACCCGGTCCACCCCGGCGGCACCACGAGCGGTGACGTCACGAGCGGCGGCACCGGCCACCGGACCGTCGAGGGCGGCGGCGCGGTCCTCCTGCCCGGCTTCGTCGACCTGCACACCCACCTGCGCGAACCCGGCCGCGAGGACACCGAGACGATCGCCACCGGCTCGGCCGCGGCGGCCCTGGGCGGCTACACCGCCGTCTTCGCGATGGCCAACACCGACCCCGTGGCGGACAACGCCGTGGTGGTCGAGCACGTCGCCCGCCGCGGCCGGGAGGTCGGCCTGGTGGACGTCCACCCGGTGGGCGCGGTCACCGTCGGCCTCGGGGGCGAGCGGCTGGCCGAGCTGGGCACGATGGCCAAGGCGGGCGTCCGGGTCTTCTCCGACGACGGCCACTGCGTCCACGACCCGCTGATCATGCGGCGCGCCCTGGAGTACTCGAAGGCGCTGGACGTGGTCGTCGCGCAGCACGCCGAGGAGCCCCGCCTGACCGTCGGCGCGCAGGCGCACGAGGGCGAGCAGGCGGCCCGCCTGGGCCTCCAGGGCTGGCCGGCCGCCGCCGAGGAGGCCGTCGTGGCCCGCGACTGCCTGCTGGCCGCGCAGGTGGGCGCCCGGCTGCACGTCTGCCACGTGTCCACCGCGGGCACCGCCGACGTCCTGGCCTGGGCGAAGGCGCGCGGCACCGAGGTGTCCGCCGAGGTCACCCCGCACCACCTGCTGCTGACCGACGAGCGCCTGGCGACCTACGACCCGGTCAACAAGGTCAACCCGCCCCTGCGCACCGCGGCCGACGTCGAGCGGCTGCGGCAGGCCCTCGCCGACGGCGTCATCGACTGCGTGGCCACCGACCACGCGCCGCACGCCGTCCAGGACAAGGACGTCGAGTGGTCCGCCGCCCGGCCGGGGATGCTGGGCCTCCAGACGGCGCTGTCGATCGTCGTGGAGACCATGCTCCGGCCCGGCCTGCTGGACTGGCGCGGCGTGGCCCGCGTGCTCAGCGAGCGGCCCGCCGAGATCGCCGGGCTGCCCGACCAGGGCCGTCCGATCGCGGTCGGCGAGCCGGCCAACCTGACCCTGGTCGACCCGGACGCCCGGTGGACCGTGCGGGGCGCGGAGCTGGCCAGCATCGCGGCGAACACGCCGTTCGAGGGCATGGAGCTGCCCGGCCGGGTCGTGGCGACGCTGCTGCGCGGACGCGTGACGGCCACCGGCGGGAGGGTCGCCGCATGA
- the carB gene encoding carbamoyl-phosphate synthase large subunit — MPKRTDIKHVLVIGSGPIVIGQACEFDYSGTQACRVLREEGLRVSLVNSNPATIMTDPEFADATYVEPITPEFVEKVIAAERPDAILATLGGQTALNTAIALHERGVLEKYDVELIGADVDAIQRGEDRQIFKDLVRGIGAEVPRSAVCRTMDEVRATVAELGLPVVIRPSFTMGGLGSGMAHTHEELERLAASGLAESPVTEVLIEESVLGWKEYELELMRDRNDNVVVVCSIENIDPMGVHTGDSVTVAPAMTLTDREFQHMRDVGIAVIRAVGVDTGGCNIQFAINPETGRMVVIEMNPRVSRSSALASKATGFPIAKIAAKLAIGYSLDEIRNDITGETPASFEPTLDYVVVKVPRFAFEKFPGADRTLTTTMKSVGEAMSIGRSFIEALGKALRSMETKAAGFWTVPDADTDPATALESTLDALRTGHDGRLYTVDRALRLGATIEQVHEASRIDRWFIEQMAWLVGLREEIERAPVLDEHLLRRAKRAGLSDRQLAVLRGELAGEDGVRALRHRLGVRPVYKTVDTCAAEFAARTPYHYSAYELDPEAETEVTEQRDKPKVLILGSGPNRIGQGIEFDYSCVHAAMALRAAGYETVMVNCNPETVSTDYDTSDRLYFEPLTFEDVLEVVHSEQRSGTVAGVIVQLGGQTPLGLARRLADAGVPVVGTPPHAIHLAEDRGAFGEVLTAAGLPAPKYGTATSFEGAKAIADEIGYPVLVRPSYVLGGRGMEIVYDEESLRGYIQRATEVSPEHPVLVDRFLDDAIEIDVDALFDGEDVFIGGVMEHIEEAGVHSGDSACALPPITLGETDIDNVRRSTRAIAEGIGVRGLLNVQYALKDDVLYVLEANPRASRTVPFVSKATAVPLAKAAARIMLGGTIAELRAEGLLPASGDGAKLPPHAPVAVKEAVLPFHRFRTPEGQGVDSLLGPEMKSTGEVMGIDVSFGTAFAKSQTASYGSLPTSGRAFVSVANRDKRAMIFPVKRLADLGFEVLATEGTAEVLRRNGIPCTVVRKHSDGDKNIVDAILDGTVDIVINTPYGNSGPRVDGYEIRTAAVARDIPCVTTIQGAAAAVHGIEAAIRGDIGVRPLQALQAALRGDG; from the coding sequence ATGCCGAAGAGGACCGACATCAAGCACGTGCTGGTCATCGGCTCGGGTCCGATCGTCATCGGCCAGGCGTGCGAGTTCGACTACTCCGGCACCCAGGCGTGCCGGGTGCTGCGCGAGGAGGGCCTGCGGGTCAGCCTGGTGAACTCCAACCCGGCGACGATCATGACCGACCCGGAGTTCGCCGACGCCACCTACGTCGAGCCGATCACGCCGGAGTTCGTGGAGAAGGTGATCGCCGCCGAGCGCCCGGACGCGATCCTCGCCACCCTGGGCGGCCAGACGGCGCTGAACACGGCCATCGCGCTGCACGAGCGCGGCGTGCTGGAGAAGTACGACGTCGAGCTGATCGGCGCGGACGTCGACGCCATCCAGCGCGGCGAGGACCGGCAGATCTTCAAGGACCTGGTGCGGGGCATCGGCGCGGAGGTGCCGCGCAGCGCGGTGTGCCGGACGATGGACGAGGTCCGCGCCACGGTGGCCGAGCTGGGCCTGCCGGTGGTGATCCGGCCGTCGTTCACGATGGGCGGCCTGGGCTCCGGCATGGCGCACACCCACGAGGAGCTGGAGCGGCTGGCCGCCTCCGGCCTCGCGGAGTCCCCGGTCACGGAGGTGCTGATCGAGGAGAGCGTGCTCGGCTGGAAGGAGTACGAGCTGGAGCTGATGCGCGACCGCAACGACAACGTCGTGGTCGTGTGCTCCATCGAGAACATCGACCCGATGGGCGTGCACACCGGCGACTCGGTGACGGTCGCGCCCGCGATGACGCTGACCGACCGCGAGTTCCAGCACATGCGCGACGTCGGCATCGCGGTCATCCGCGCGGTCGGCGTCGACACCGGCGGCTGCAACATCCAGTTCGCGATCAACCCGGAAACGGGGCGCATGGTCGTGATCGAAATGAACCCGCGCGTTTCCCGCTCCTCGGCCCTGGCGTCGAAAGCGACCGGGTTCCCGATCGCCAAGATCGCCGCGAAACTGGCCATCGGCTACTCGCTCGACGAAATCCGCAACGACATCACGGGCGAGACGCCGGCCAGCTTCGAACCGACGCTGGACTACGTCGTGGTGAAGGTGCCGCGGTTCGCGTTCGAGAAGTTCCCCGGCGCGGACCGGACGCTGACCACGACCATGAAGTCCGTCGGCGAGGCCATGTCCATCGGCCGCAGCTTCATCGAGGCGCTGGGCAAGGCGCTCCGCTCGATGGAGACCAAGGCGGCCGGCTTCTGGACGGTGCCCGACGCGGACACCGACCCCGCCACCGCGCTGGAGTCCACGCTGGACGCCCTGCGCACGGGCCACGACGGCCGCCTGTACACGGTGGACCGCGCCCTGCGGCTCGGCGCGACGATCGAGCAGGTGCACGAGGCGTCGCGCATCGACCGTTGGTTCATCGAGCAGATGGCGTGGCTGGTCGGCCTCCGCGAGGAGATCGAGCGCGCGCCCGTGCTGGACGAGCACCTGCTGCGCAGGGCCAAGCGGGCGGGGCTGTCGGACCGCCAGCTCGCCGTGCTGCGCGGCGAGCTGGCCGGCGAGGACGGCGTGCGCGCCCTGCGGCACCGGCTGGGCGTGCGGCCGGTGTACAAGACCGTCGACACCTGCGCGGCCGAGTTCGCCGCCCGGACGCCCTACCACTACTCGGCCTACGAGCTGGACCCGGAGGCCGAGACGGAGGTCACCGAGCAGCGGGACAAGCCCAAGGTGCTCATCCTGGGCTCGGGGCCGAACCGGATCGGGCAGGGCATCGAGTTCGACTACTCGTGCGTGCACGCGGCGATGGCGCTGCGGGCGGCCGGGTACGAGACCGTGATGGTCAACTGCAACCCGGAGACCGTCTCCACCGACTACGACACCTCCGACCGCCTGTACTTCGAGCCGCTGACGTTCGAGGACGTGCTGGAGGTGGTCCACTCCGAGCAGCGCTCCGGCACGGTCGCGGGCGTGATCGTGCAGCTGGGCGGCCAGACGCCGCTGGGCCTGGCGCGGCGGCTGGCGGACGCGGGCGTGCCGGTCGTGGGCACCCCGCCGCACGCCATCCACCTGGCCGAGGACCGGGGCGCGTTCGGCGAGGTGCTGACCGCGGCCGGCCTGCCCGCGCCCAAGTACGGCACCGCGACGTCCTTCGAGGGCGCCAAGGCGATCGCCGACGAGATCGGCTACCCCGTGCTGGTGCGGCCCTCGTACGTGCTGGGCGGGCGCGGCATGGAGATCGTCTACGACGAGGAGTCGCTGCGCGGCTACATCCAGCGCGCCACCGAGGTCAGCCCGGAGCACCCCGTGCTGGTCGACCGGTTCCTCGACGACGCCATCGAGATCGACGTCGACGCGCTGTTCGACGGCGAGGACGTGTTCATCGGCGGTGTGATGGAGCACATCGAGGAGGCCGGGGTGCACTCGGGCGACTCGGCGTGCGCGCTGCCGCCCATCACGCTGGGCGAGACCGACATCGACAACGTGCGCCGGTCCACGCGGGCCATCGCCGAGGGCATCGGCGTGCGCGGCCTGCTCAACGTCCAGTACGCGCTCAAGGACGACGTGCTCTACGTGCTGGAGGCCAACCCCCGCGCGTCCCGCACGGTGCCGTTCGTGTCCAAGGCGACGGCCGTGCCGCTGGCCAAGGCCGCCGCGCGGATCATGCTCGGCGGCACCATCGCCGAGCTGCGCGCCGAGGGGCTGCTGCCCGCGTCCGGCGACGGCGCGAAGCTGCCGCCGCACGCGCCGGTCGCGGTCAAGGAGGCCGTGCTGCCGTTCCACCGGTTCCGCACGCCGGAGGGCCAGGGCGTGGACTCGCTGCTCGGGCCGGAGATGAAGTCGACCGGCGAGGTCATGGGCATCGACGTGTCCTTCGGCACGGCGTTCGCCAAGTCCCAGACCGCCTCGTACGGCTCGCTGCCCACCTCGGGCCGGGCGTTCGTGTCGGTCGCCAACCGGGACAAGCGCGCCATGATCTTCCCGGTCAAGCGGCTCGCCGACCTGGGGTTCGAGGTGCTGGCGACGGAGGGCACGGCCGAGGTGCTGCGCCGCAACGGCATCCCGTGCACGGTGGTCCGCAAGCACTCCGACGGCGACAAGAACATCGTCGACGCCATCCTCGACGGCACCGTGGACATCGTCATCAACACGCCGTACGGCAACAGCGGCCCGCGCGTCGACGGCTACGAGATCCGCACGGCGGCGGTCGCCAGGGACATCCCGTGCGTCACCACGATCCAGGGCGCGGCGGCGGCCGTGCACGGCATCGAGGCGGCCATCCGCGGCGACATCGGCGTACGGCCCCTCCAGGCGCTCCAGGCGGCCCTGCGGGGTGACGGATGA
- a CDS encoding transcriptional regulator, whose translation MGDYAKALGAKLRAIRQQQGLSLHGVEQKSGGRWKAVVVGSYERGDRAVTVQKLAELADFYGVPVAELLPEGRVPSGAEPATKIVINLERLQQLPAEKVGPLARYAATIQSQRGDYNGKVLSIRTEDLRSLAIIYDMTPGELTEQLIDWGVLPPEARPAKED comes from the coding sequence ATGGGCGACTACGCCAAGGCGCTGGGGGCAAAGCTCCGCGCGATCCGCCAGCAGCAGGGCTTGTCCTTGCACGGCGTCGAGCAGAAGTCCGGCGGTCGCTGGAAGGCCGTGGTCGTCGGCTCGTACGAGCGCGGCGACCGGGCCGTGACCGTGCAGAAGCTCGCCGAGCTGGCCGACTTCTACGGGGTGCCGGTCGCGGAACTGCTGCCCGAGGGCCGCGTCCCGTCCGGTGCCGAACCCGCCACGAAGATCGTCATCAACCTGGAGCGACTGCAACAGCTGCCCGCCGAGAAGGTGGGGCCGCTCGCGCGCTACGCGGCCACCATCCAGAGCCAGCGCGGCGACTACAACGGCAAGGTCCTCTCGATCCGCACCGAGGACCTGCGCTCGCTCGCGATCATCTACGACATGACGCCGGGCGAGCTGACCGAACAGCTCATCGACTGGGGTGTGCTTCCGCCTGAGGCCCGACCGGCCAAGGAGGACTGA
- the efp gene encoding elongation factor P: MATTNDLKNGLVLNLDGQLWTVTAFQHVKPGKGGAFVRTTLKHVLSGKVVDKTFNAGTKVDTATVDKRGMTYLYRDGSDFVFMDGDTYDQISIPAETVGDAANYMLENQEAVVAVHEGVALYVELPTSVELVIQHTDPGLQGDRSTGGTKPATLETGAEIQVPLFVSTGEKIKVDTRDGRYLGRVNG, encoded by the coding sequence GTGGCCACCACCAACGACCTGAAGAACGGCCTGGTGCTGAACCTCGACGGCCAGCTGTGGACCGTCACCGCGTTCCAGCACGTCAAGCCGGGCAAGGGCGGCGCCTTCGTGCGCACCACGCTGAAGCACGTCCTGTCCGGCAAGGTCGTGGACAAGACCTTCAACGCGGGCACCAAGGTCGACACGGCCACCGTGGACAAGCGGGGCATGACCTACCTGTACCGGGACGGTTCCGACTTCGTCTTCATGGACGGCGACACCTACGACCAGATCAGCATCCCGGCGGAGACCGTCGGCGACGCGGCGAACTACATGCTGGAGAACCAGGAGGCGGTCGTCGCCGTCCACGAGGGCGTCGCGCTCTACGTGGAGCTGCCGACCAGCGTCGAGCTGGTCATCCAGCACACCGATCCGGGCCTCCAGGGCGACCGCAGCACGGGCGGCACCAAGCCCGCGACCCTGGAGACGGGCGCGGAGATCCAGGTGCCGCTGTTCGTCTCGACCGGCGAGAAGATCAAGGTCGACACCCGCGACGGCCGCTACCTCGGCCGCGTCAACGGCTGA
- a CDS encoding M24 family metallopeptidase: MPYAPRRAALRATLRDRELDALLVTNLLNVRYLTGFTGSNAALLVSAESDAETVFCTDGRYLTQAERQVPDLERVIDRPCDAALAQRASKAGLRRAGYESHHVTVDGLDVLTDAAEHVELVRAAGLVEELRLVKDETEIEALRMACAAADRALADLIAHGGLRPGRTEREIARELESRMLDHGAAAPSFETIVAAGANSAVPHHRPTDAVVHAGDFVKLDFGALVDGYHSDMTRTLVVGSAADWQRELYDLVAASQAAGRQALAPGTALSAVDAAARDVIEQAGYGEQFLHGLGHGVGLQIHEAPALSKAGAGTLLPGMAVTVEPGVYLAGKGGVRIEDTLVVRRGAPELLTLTTKELVVV; the protein is encoded by the coding sequence ATGCCGTACGCACCTCGTCGCGCCGCGCTGCGCGCCACGCTCCGGGACCGGGAGCTGGACGCGCTGCTGGTCACCAACCTGCTGAACGTCCGCTACCTGACCGGCTTCACCGGTTCCAACGCCGCGCTGCTGGTGTCCGCCGAGTCGGACGCCGAGACGGTCTTCTGCACCGACGGCCGCTACCTCACCCAGGCCGAGCGGCAGGTGCCCGACCTGGAACGCGTCATCGACCGGCCGTGCGACGCGGCGCTGGCGCAACGCGCGAGCAAGGCGGGCCTGCGCCGCGCGGGCTACGAGAGCCACCACGTCACCGTCGACGGCCTGGACGTCCTCACCGACGCCGCCGAGCACGTCGAGCTGGTCCGGGCGGCCGGGCTGGTGGAGGAGCTGCGGCTGGTCAAGGACGAGACGGAGATCGAGGCGCTGCGCATGGCGTGCGCGGCGGCCGACCGCGCGCTCGCCGACCTCATCGCGCACGGCGGCCTGCGCCCCGGCCGCACCGAGCGGGAGATCGCGCGCGAGCTGGAGAGCCGGATGCTCGACCACGGCGCGGCGGCGCCCAGCTTCGAGACCATCGTCGCGGCCGGCGCGAACTCGGCCGTGCCGCACCACCGCCCGACCGACGCCGTCGTGCACGCGGGCGACTTCGTGAAGCTGGACTTCGGCGCGCTGGTCGACGGCTACCACTCCGACATGACCCGCACCCTGGTCGTCGGCTCGGCGGCCGACTGGCAGCGCGAGCTGTACGACCTGGTGGCGGCCTCGCAGGCGGCGGGCAGGCAGGCGCTCGCACCCGGCACGGCGCTCAGCGCGGTGGACGCGGCGGCGCGCGACGTGATCGAGCAGGCGGGCTACGGCGAGCAGTTCCTGCACGGTCTCGGGCACGGCGTCGGCCTCCAGATCCACGAGGCTCCAGCGCTGTCCAAGGCGGGTGCCGGTACACTTCTGCCCGGTATGGCGGTCACCGTCGAGCCTGGTGTGTACCTCGCCGGGAAGGGCGGTGTCCGCATCGAGGACACGCTCGTGGTGCGCCGAGGCGCCCCGGAGCTCCTCACCCTGACCACGAAAGAGCTGGTGGTCGTCTGA
- a CDS encoding aspartate carbamoyltransferase catalytic subunit yields the protein MRHLLSTEGIDPAAATAILDTAATLKQSLEGREVRKLPTLRGRTVVTVFYENSTRTRVSFEIAGKWMSADVVNVSSSGSSVGKGESLRDTALTLAAAGADCVVVRHPASGAAHRLANWLQDAGTSVVNAGDGMHEHPTQALLDAATLRERLGDLADRRIAIVGDVLHSRVARSNVHLLTALGAHVTLVAPPTLLPAGVANWPVTVSHELDAELPSQDAVMLLRVQAERMYSGPAGAKGNGHFFPSAREYSIAYGLNENRLKLLPEHAVVLHPGPMLRGMEIASSVADSPRAAITDQVRNGVHVRMAVLYHLLAHEEETA from the coding sequence GTGAGGCACCTGCTGTCCACCGAGGGCATCGACCCGGCCGCGGCGACCGCGATCCTGGACACGGCGGCGACCCTCAAGCAGTCGCTGGAGGGCCGCGAGGTCCGCAAGCTGCCGACGCTGCGGGGCCGGACCGTCGTCACGGTGTTCTACGAGAACTCGACCCGCACCCGCGTGAGCTTCGAGATCGCCGGCAAGTGGATGAGCGCGGACGTGGTGAACGTCTCGTCGTCCGGGTCCAGCGTCGGCAAGGGCGAGTCGCTGCGGGACACCGCGCTGACCCTCGCGGCGGCCGGCGCGGACTGCGTGGTCGTCCGGCACCCGGCCTCGGGCGCGGCGCACCGCCTGGCGAACTGGCTCCAGGACGCCGGCACGTCGGTGGTCAACGCCGGCGACGGGATGCACGAGCACCCCACGCAGGCCCTGCTGGACGCCGCCACGCTGCGGGAGCGCCTCGGCGACCTGGCGGACCGGCGGATCGCGATCGTCGGCGACGTGCTGCACAGCCGGGTGGCGCGCTCGAACGTCCACCTGCTCACCGCGCTGGGCGCGCACGTGACCCTGGTCGCGCCGCCGACGCTGCTGCCCGCCGGCGTGGCGAACTGGCCGGTGACCGTCTCGCACGAGCTGGACGCCGAGCTGCCGAGCCAGGACGCGGTGATGCTGCTCAGGGTGCAGGCGGAGCGGATGTACAGCGGGCCCGCCGGCGCGAAGGGCAACGGCCACTTCTTCCCCTCGGCCCGCGAGTACTCGATCGCCTACGGCCTGAACGAGAACCGCCTGAAGCTCCTCCCCGAGCACGCCGTGGTCCTGCACCCCGGTCCGATGCTGCGCGGCATGGAGATCGCGTCCTCGGTCGCGGACTCGCCGCGGGCGGCCATCACCGACCAGGTGCGCAACGGCGTCCACGTCCGCATGGCCGTCCTCTACCACCTGCTTGCCCACGAGGAGGAAACCGCGTGA
- a CDS encoding transporter, translating into MTRVLLSLAVLAVFALCLYGMWHGWRARARRQAGALPDFPRPPAEPGSARLETTGVYVGTTIGDDWQDRVAVGDIGHRAEATLRLTERGVLVERTGAGAMWIPLEDVVGARTARGLAGKVMSADGLLVVRWRREGQTFDTGFRGDDKDVYEQWVRVLGGKV; encoded by the coding sequence ATGACCCGCGTGCTGCTGTCCCTGGCGGTGCTCGCCGTCTTCGCGCTGTGCCTCTACGGCATGTGGCACGGCTGGCGCGCCAGGGCCCGCCGCCAGGCCGGGGCGCTGCCGGACTTCCCTCGGCCACCCGCCGAGCCCGGCTCGGCGCGGCTGGAGACGACCGGCGTCTACGTGGGCACGACGATCGGCGACGACTGGCAGGACCGGGTCGCGGTCGGTGACATCGGCCACCGCGCCGAGGCCACGCTGCGGCTGACCGAGCGCGGCGTGCTGGTGGAGCGCACCGGCGCGGGCGCGATGTGGATACCGCTGGAGGACGTGGTGGGCGCCCGCACCGCGCGCGGTCTGGCGGGCAAGGTGATGAGCGCCGACGGGCTGCTGGTGGTGCGCTGGCGGCGCGAGGGCCAGACCTTCGACACCGGGTTCCGGGGCGACGACAAGGACGTGTACGAGCAGTGGGTGCGAGTGCTGGGAGGCAAGGTATGA
- the carA gene encoding glutamine-hydrolyzing carbamoyl-phosphate synthase small subunit: protein MTNAALVLEDGRVFRGEAYGALGVSLGEAVFSTGMTGYQETLTDPSYHRQIVVQTAPQIGNTGWNDEDDESARIWVAGYVVRDPARVPSNWRSTRGLEEELARQGVVGVSGVDTRMLTRHLRERGAMRAGVFSGDELGTAEEMLERVRGGPGMAGADLAGDVTTAEPYVVDAVGERRFRVAALDLGIKSNTPRMMAARGIEVHVLPLTSTYDEIAAIAPDGVFLSNGPGDPATQAHAVELTRAVLDRRIPLFGICFGNQILGRALGRETYKMRYGHRGINIPVIDVATGKVAITAQNHGFALEGEPGEEFDSDFGRVQLSHYCPNDGTVEGVRALDVPAFSVQYHPEAAAGPHDAAPLFDEFCNLMSGSAGGQTKGEGR from the coding sequence ATGACGAACGCGGCACTGGTCCTCGAAGACGGGCGGGTCTTCCGCGGCGAGGCATACGGCGCGCTCGGCGTGAGCCTCGGCGAGGCCGTCTTCTCCACCGGCATGACCGGCTACCAGGAGACCCTGACCGACCCGTCCTACCACCGGCAGATCGTGGTGCAGACCGCGCCGCAGATCGGCAACACCGGCTGGAACGACGAGGACGACGAGTCGGCCCGCATCTGGGTCGCCGGGTACGTCGTGCGCGACCCGGCCCGCGTGCCGTCCAACTGGCGGTCGACGCGCGGCCTGGAGGAGGAGCTGGCGCGCCAGGGCGTCGTCGGCGTCTCCGGCGTCGACACCCGGATGCTGACCCGCCACCTGCGCGAGCGGGGCGCGATGCGCGCGGGCGTGTTCTCCGGCGACGAGCTGGGCACCGCCGAGGAGATGCTGGAGCGGGTCCGCGGCGGCCCCGGCATGGCGGGCGCGGACCTGGCGGGCGACGTCACCACCGCCGAGCCGTACGTGGTGGACGCGGTCGGCGAGCGCCGCTTCCGCGTGGCCGCGCTGGACCTGGGCATCAAGTCCAACACGCCGCGCATGATGGCGGCCCGCGGCATCGAGGTGCACGTCCTGCCGCTGACCTCGACCTACGACGAGATCGCGGCGATCGCGCCGGACGGGGTGTTCCTGTCCAACGGTCCCGGCGACCCGGCGACGCAGGCGCACGCCGTCGAGCTGACCCGCGCCGTGCTGGACCGGCGGATCCCGCTGTTCGGCATCTGCTTCGGCAACCAGATCCTGGGCCGCGCGCTCGGCCGGGAGACCTACAAGATGCGCTACGGCCACCGGGGCATCAACATCCCGGTCATCGACGTCGCGACCGGCAAGGTGGCCATCACCGCGCAGAACCACGGCTTCGCCCTGGAGGGCGAGCCGGGGGAGGAGTTCGACTCCGACTTCGGCCGCGTCCAGCTCAGCCACTACTGCCCGAACGACGGCACCGTGGAGGGCGTGCGCGCCCTGGACGTGCCCGCGTTCAGCGTGCAGTACCACCCGGAGGCGGCGGCGGGCCCGCACGACGCCGCTCCGCTGTTCGACGAGTTCTGCAACCTCATGTCCGGCTCGGCCGGTGGACAGACGAAGGGCGAGGGCCGCTGA
- the nusB gene encoding transcription antitermination factor NusB, with translation MGARSKARKRAVDVLYEGDLRGIDAVTLLAERVGSPDVPPINDYTVSLVEGVTAHRARIDDLISEHAEGWTLQRMPGVDRAVLRVGLYELLWASDVPDAVAIDEAVELAKQLSTDDSPRFVNGVLGRIAVIADQLRAVL, from the coding sequence ATGGGCGCACGCAGCAAGGCCCGGAAACGCGCCGTGGACGTCCTCTACGAGGGCGACCTGCGGGGCATCGACGCGGTCACGCTCCTGGCCGAGCGAGTGGGCTCACCGGACGTGCCGCCGATCAACGACTACACGGTCAGCCTGGTGGAGGGCGTCACGGCGCACCGCGCGCGGATCGACGACCTGATCTCGGAGCACGCCGAGGGCTGGACCCTCCAGCGGATGCCGGGCGTCGACCGGGCGGTGCTGCGCGTGGGCCTCTACGAGCTGCTGTGGGCCTCCGACGTGCCCGACGCGGTCGCCATCGACGAGGCCGTGGAACTGGCGAAACAACTGTCGACCGACGATTCCCCGCGATTCGTCAACGGCGTGCTCGGCCGCATCGCCGTGATCGCCGACCAACTGCGCGCGGTCCTCTGA